One Microscilla marina ATCC 23134 DNA window includes the following coding sequences:
- a CDS encoding MutS-related protein, with product MSVHSNLSAERQVFETRIEQFQELAQQFQTKYNRISTIRLLVFLGAIIGAYYTYQFAQHWAAGLGAFVVGMGIFIALIKQHNRIVYQRNHYRFLQKINEAEIQRLSNELKGFAEGDQYMTPGHFYDSDLDIFGKHSIFQLLNRTTTQLGEKTLAQWLLAPARTQEIRQRQQAIEELKNNIEWRQDFEAKGKHGQEDGRAVNQLFAWGSEPAKVLPKKWLITMTYIMPIVSLAAFAAVLLGFTTYHILFIPIFINGFLLGGSFKDIQNIHEKTSKSSTTLKSYTQLLKNIEEANFNSEKLQKIKGLTASAEGTASEKISKLASILASLDQRQNLLFIFVANFFFLWDVVWTARLEKWRQTTRREIVGWLKAINQMEALNSIAGYAYANPAHQMPTISDKDYIIDTINLGHPLINAKERITNTMKLEGLGNSMVITGSNMSGKTTFERTVGVNIVLALAGAPVCADRMTVSTMQVFTSMRTQDSLKEHISSFYAELKRLKQLIDHLETNPRLPVIYLLDEILKGTNSQDRHLGAKALVFQLHGHRSTGLVSTHDLELGILEEQTNFIQNYSFNSQINGDQILFDYKLTPGICRSFNASKLMQNMGIEIDKVSALK from the coding sequence ATGAGCGTTCACTCAAACCTATCTGCCGAGAGGCAAGTTTTTGAAACCCGTATTGAGCAATTTCAGGAACTCGCCCAACAGTTTCAGACCAAGTACAACCGTATATCTACCATTCGTCTACTGGTGTTTTTGGGTGCCATTATAGGTGCCTATTATACTTATCAGTTTGCCCAACACTGGGCGGCAGGTTTGGGGGCATTTGTTGTGGGTATGGGTATCTTTATTGCCCTGATCAAACAACACAACCGCATTGTGTACCAACGCAACCATTACCGGTTTTTGCAGAAAATAAACGAAGCCGAAATTCAGCGGCTCAGCAATGAACTTAAAGGGTTTGCGGAAGGGGATCAGTATATGACTCCAGGGCATTTTTATGATTCCGACCTGGATATTTTTGGCAAACATTCCATTTTTCAATTATTGAACCGTACCACTACCCAACTAGGTGAAAAAACCCTGGCACAATGGTTATTGGCTCCAGCACGCACCCAAGAGATTCGCCAACGCCAGCAAGCAATTGAAGAGCTAAAAAATAATATAGAATGGCGACAAGACTTTGAAGCTAAGGGCAAGCACGGACAAGAAGATGGGCGGGCAGTAAACCAATTGTTTGCCTGGGGCAGCGAACCCGCCAAGGTATTGCCCAAAAAATGGCTCATTACCATGACTTACATCATGCCAATAGTTTCGCTGGCGGCGTTTGCTGCCGTGCTGTTGGGCTTCACTACTTACCACATTTTGTTCATTCCTATTTTTATCAATGGTTTTCTTTTGGGAGGATCTTTTAAAGATATACAAAACATTCATGAGAAAACCAGTAAATCAAGTACCACGCTCAAATCATACACGCAATTGTTGAAAAACATAGAAGAAGCCAACTTCAACAGCGAAAAACTCCAGAAGATCAAAGGCTTGACTGCTTCGGCAGAAGGAACTGCTTCCGAAAAAATCTCAAAACTTGCCAGTATACTTGCCAGCCTCGACCAACGCCAAAACCTGTTATTTATATTTGTGGCCAACTTCTTTTTTTTATGGGATGTGGTATGGACGGCAAGGCTGGAAAAATGGCGCCAAACTACTCGACGTGAGATTGTAGGCTGGCTCAAAGCCATTAACCAAATGGAAGCCTTGAACAGTATTGCCGGGTATGCTTACGCCAATCCAGCACACCAAATGCCTACTATTTCAGACAAAGACTATATCATAGACACTATTAATCTGGGGCACCCGCTTATCAATGCAAAGGAGCGAATAACTAACACGATGAAATTAGAGGGTTTGGGCAATAGTATGGTCATTACGGGCTCGAACATGTCGGGCAAAACCACCTTTGAGCGTACTGTGGGGGTAAACATAGTGTTGGCGTTGGCGGGGGCTCCGGTATGTGCCGATCGCATGACAGTATCGACCATGCAGGTATTTACCAGTATGCGAACTCAAGATTCATTAAAAGAACATATTTCGTCTTTTTATGCGGAGCTTAAGCGTCTGAAGCAATTGATTGACCACCTGGAAACCAATCCACGCCTGCCAGTTATTTACTTGTTGGATGAGATTCTGAAGGGTACCAATTCGCAAGACCGTCACCTGGGCGCCAAGGCGTTGGTTTTTCAGTTGCATGGACACCGTTCTACTGGTTTGGTGTCTACCCACGACTTGGAATTGGGCATTTTGGAAGAGCAAACCAACTTTATCCAAAATTATAGCTTTAATAGCCAGATCAACGGTGACCAAATTTTGTTTGATTATAAATTGACTCCTGGCATTTGCCGCAGCTTCAACGCCAGTAAACTGATGCAAAATATGGGCATTGAAATAGACAAGGTAAGTGCACTTAAGTAG
- a CDS encoding response regulator transcription factor, with the protein MKAHILFVEDDASLALVTKDSLELRDYRVTHCANGQLALEQFQQDNFDLCLFDVMLPQMDGFTLAEKVRTLNHEIPIIFLTAKAMQEDKIAGLKLGADDYITKPFSIEEVVLKIEVFLKRSRFAQSDTRQTKFTIGLYAFDFQDLKLQYQDGQPRRLTQREAELLRFFCLHQDKILKREDILKNIWGDDDYFFGRSLDVFITRLRKYLKADPAIKIENIHGVGFKMIVKN; encoded by the coding sequence ATGAAAGCACATATATTATTTGTAGAAGACGACGCAAGCCTTGCTTTGGTTACTAAAGATAGTTTGGAGTTAAGAGATTATCGGGTGACCCATTGTGCCAATGGGCAACTGGCGCTGGAACAGTTTCAACAAGACAATTTTGACTTGTGTTTGTTTGATGTAATGTTACCCCAAATGGACGGTTTTACCCTTGCCGAAAAGGTGCGTACATTGAATCATGAAATACCCATTATATTTTTGACCGCCAAGGCAATGCAAGAAGATAAAATAGCTGGGCTTAAACTAGGGGCTGACGACTATATTACCAAACCTTTTAGTATAGAAGAGGTAGTACTTAAGATAGAGGTTTTCTTGAAACGTAGCCGTTTTGCTCAATCAGACACTCGCCAAACCAAGTTTACTATAGGACTATACGCCTTTGATTTCCAAGACTTAAAACTACAGTACCAAGACGGTCAACCCCGTCGCCTGACCCAACGCGAAGCAGAGTTGTTGCGCTTTTTTTGTCTGCATCAAGACAAAATTCTTAAGCGTGAAGATATTCTCAAAAACATTTGGGGTGATGATGATTACTTTTTTGGGCGTAGCCTCGATGTCTTCATTACCCGCTTGCGTAAATACCTAAAGGCTGACCCTGCCATTAAGATCGAGAATATTCATGGAGTAGGGTTTAAGATGATAGTGAAAAATTGA
- a CDS encoding sensor histidine kinase: MQRRTIRLIIALAVFSIAGIIVTQVYWVQRAFDMKSKQFHQTIHVALRDVAQQIARINQHTVKPVAITQLSSDYFVVNVNDVIDTNVLEHLLKTAFSKRGLFMEYEYGIYDCSTDKMVYGNYISSKANAQPNRRVNLPKYDDYIYYFGVRFPNKTSYLASQMDIWIFLSLILVVVILFFGYTLFAILKQKRLSEVQRDFINNMTHELKTPISTIAITADLLTNPKILDKKDSLINYAHIIKNENARLQTQIEKVLQSARMDREKLELQTEGLVLRPLLEDIATNFELKAKNAGGSLQLRLAPEEVSIWADPNHLINVVGNLLDNALKYATPHPKIVIITEVIGSTKKKKLHLSIQDNGIGIKKEHQKKIFDKFFRVPTGNIHNVKGFGLGLDYVRQIVQAHGWKISLESEPGKGSTFRIIMPTRLITKDQ; the protein is encoded by the coding sequence ATGCAGAGGAGAACGATTCGTTTGATTATAGCCCTGGCAGTATTTTCTATTGCTGGTATCATTGTAACCCAGGTATATTGGGTGCAGCGTGCATTTGATATGAAAAGCAAGCAGTTTCATCAAACCATTCATGTGGCCTTGCGTGATGTTGCCCAGCAAATAGCCCGAATTAACCAGCATACTGTCAAACCTGTAGCCATCACACAACTATCGTCTGATTACTTTGTGGTAAACGTAAACGATGTGATTGATACCAATGTGCTGGAGCATTTACTTAAAACAGCTTTTAGCAAACGAGGTTTGTTTATGGAGTACGAATATGGCATTTATGATTGCTCTACCGATAAAATGGTGTATGGAAATTATATAAGCTCTAAAGCCAATGCCCAACCTAATCGCCGCGTCAACTTGCCCAAATACGACGACTATATTTATTATTTTGGGGTGCGTTTTCCCAACAAAACCAGTTATTTGGCAAGTCAGATGGATATTTGGATTTTTCTGTCTTTGATATTGGTGGTGGTTATTTTGTTTTTTGGATATACCCTCTTTGCCATTCTCAAACAAAAACGTTTATCAGAGGTTCAACGCGACTTTATAAACAATATGACCCACGAACTTAAAACACCCATTTCTACCATTGCCATTACTGCCGATTTATTGACCAACCCCAAAATACTCGATAAAAAAGATAGCTTGATTAACTATGCACATATTATAAAAAACGAAAACGCCCGCCTACAAACCCAAATAGAAAAAGTGTTGCAATCGGCACGAATGGACAGAGAAAAGCTGGAGCTTCAGACAGAGGGATTGGTTTTACGCCCATTGTTAGAAGATATTGCGACTAACTTTGAGTTAAAAGCAAAAAATGCCGGGGGTAGCTTACAGTTGCGACTTGCGCCAGAAGAAGTGAGCATTTGGGCAGACCCCAACCACCTGATCAATGTAGTGGGTAACTTGCTGGACAACGCGCTTAAATATGCCACCCCTCATCCTAAGATTGTGATCATCACTGAGGTGATTGGAAGTACAAAGAAAAAAAAGTTACATTTAAGCATTCAGGACAACGGTATTGGAATTAAAAAGGAACACCAGAAAAAGATATTTGACAAGTTTTTTAGGGTTCCTACGGGCAATATTCACAATGTGAAGGGGTTTGGTTTGGGGCTTGACTATGTCAGGCAGATTGTGCAAGCCCATGGTTGGAAAATATCACTGGAAAGCGAACCAGGCAAGGGCAGTACTTTTCGTATAATAATGCCAACGCGCCTGATAACTAAAGACCAATAA
- a CDS encoding M14 family metallopeptidase: MKNNYLLLLLLSLFGQIAVAQTKQEPMTKFEQTKGAETVTYEEGIAYLQKLATQFATIQLQSIGTTDIGKPLHLAIFSLDKDFKPESLKRKGRNVFMINNAIHPGEPDGVDASLMLFRDLATQPKLQAMAKNTVFIMVPFFNVGGALNRSSYSRVNQNGPKAYGFRGNSRNLNLNRDFIKLDAQNTHTFVDIFQRWNPDIYIENHVSNGADYQHVLTYLATQADKLGGVLGSYLRKQMIPDLKKTMKANNWDIIPYVNVYGNRTPNQFGIPQFFDSPRYSSGYTTLFHSLGFINETHMLKPFKQRVNATYDFMVSMVKHLHENGAKIKIMRAATASKVTQQKNFTIGWQRDKTKFEKITFKGYTPQMIPSKFTGQKRLFYDRNKPVTQQIKYYNVFNPTLTVKAPKAYIISQAWNDVVTLLKKNGVVVKQLTKDQQVKVDAYYITDYKSFSQPFEGHYVHYNTKVKIKRQTVRFYKNDYVVFVNQSSNRYIIETLEPQATDSFFSWNFFDTILQQKEGFSSYVFEDIAEKLLRENADLRKRFEIKRKESKAFRESAYQQLNFIYQNSLYYEKEHMRYPVFRFEGTQSLEVK; encoded by the coding sequence ATGAAAAACAACTACTTGTTATTATTGCTCTTGAGCTTATTTGGTCAAATAGCTGTTGCCCAAACCAAGCAAGAACCCATGACTAAATTCGAGCAAACCAAAGGCGCTGAAACAGTGACTTACGAAGAAGGCATTGCTTACTTACAAAAATTGGCAACCCAGTTTGCCACTATACAATTACAAAGCATAGGTACTACTGACATAGGCAAACCTTTGCATCTGGCGATTTTTTCGTTGGACAAAGATTTTAAGCCAGAATCGTTGAAGCGCAAAGGGCGCAATGTTTTTATGATTAATAATGCCATTCACCCTGGCGAACCTGACGGAGTAGATGCCAGCCTGATGCTATTTCGCGACTTGGCTACCCAACCCAAGCTACAGGCAATGGCTAAAAATACCGTATTTATAATGGTTCCTTTTTTCAATGTAGGGGGTGCACTCAATCGCAGTAGCTATAGCCGTGTCAACCAGAATGGGCCTAAAGCATACGGTTTTAGAGGCAACTCGCGTAACTTGAATCTTAACCGGGATTTTATCAAGCTAGACGCTCAAAACACCCATACCTTTGTGGATATTTTTCAACGTTGGAACCCAGATATATACATAGAAAACCACGTAAGTAATGGGGCAGATTATCAGCATGTACTTACTTATCTTGCTACTCAAGCCGATAAACTCGGTGGGGTGTTGGGCAGTTATTTGCGTAAGCAGATGATACCTGACCTTAAAAAAACAATGAAGGCAAACAATTGGGATATTATCCCTTATGTAAACGTGTATGGCAACCGCACTCCCAACCAGTTTGGCATTCCTCAATTTTTTGATTCACCCCGGTACTCAAGCGGTTATACTACCTTGTTTCATAGTTTAGGTTTTATAAATGAAACCCACATGCTCAAACCGTTCAAGCAACGGGTAAATGCTACGTATGATTTTATGGTGAGTATGGTAAAACACCTGCATGAAAATGGGGCTAAGATAAAAATAATGCGTGCAGCTACTGCAAGTAAGGTAACTCAACAAAAGAATTTTACTATAGGCTGGCAAAGAGATAAAACCAAGTTTGAGAAAATCACCTTTAAGGGGTATACTCCTCAAATGATTCCAAGCAAGTTTACGGGGCAAAAACGCTTGTTTTATGACCGTAACAAGCCAGTCACCCAACAAATAAAGTATTACAATGTATTTAACCCAACACTGACAGTAAAGGCTCCTAAGGCTTATATCATCTCTCAGGCCTGGAATGATGTAGTCACCCTACTTAAAAAAAACGGGGTAGTAGTAAAGCAACTCACCAAAGACCAGCAAGTCAAGGTAGATGCTTACTATATCACCGATTATAAAAGCTTTTCTCAACCGTTTGAAGGGCATTATGTACACTATAATACCAAGGTGAAAATAAAACGACAGACTGTTCGGTTTTATAAAAACGACTATGTGGTCTTTGTAAACCAAAGCAGTAATCGCTACATCATAGAAACCCTTGAACCACAAGCAACTGACTCATTTTTTAGTTGGAATTTTTTCGATACTATTCTTCAGCAAAAAGAAGGGTTTTCAAGTTATGTATTTGAAGATATAGCCGAAAAACTACTTCGGGAAAATGCTGATTTACGCAAAAGATTTGAAATTAAACGAAAAGAAAGTAAGGCGTTCCGAGAAAGTGCTTACCAGCAATTGAACTTTATCTATCAAAATTCGCTTTATTATGAAAAAGAACATATGCGTTATCCAGTATTTCGCTTTGAAGGTACCCAAAGCCTTGAAGTAAAATAA
- a CDS encoding tetratricopeptide repeat protein encodes MDSFHPPFNKHVESLKTQLKAELPLNERINTLNELSRKLRNRDNKQSYLYAQEALELARNSANRKIIAIAKANVAFGKYYQEGAIEEAFLLCNEAIPVFEALSYNNGLGEVFGILGVIYWSTGEYEMGFNSLMKALRFSEKADDLNWLPWINYLVGEFYHDLKDYENSLRYHQRALKLFKKIGDVPGHITTIIGIGDIYKALGQYDLALAIHQEALIMSTQHNLVMMKGQAMHEIGMVYLATEQYQDAIDYLNYGLAFRRKVNNQQGEITGLIYLATAHIELTQYEKAEHLLLQGERLAELKSAKPKLILIYETLARLYKKLEDPWKAIQYYEQHQGLKAEVMGEEKSTQLKNVNSINSIEKAQQEAEIHKLKNVELKQAYQKIEQQTQSIIDSIHYAKQIQTSILKPIHSIESKFKEMFVFFEPKDIVSGDFYWYAEVDTNLDELRPQSLIPKKAALLKIIAAVDCTGHGVPGAFMVMLGNSILNEIVHTQRIFQPAKILTQLDHKVINALRQTEEEETNNDGMDLALVTLNEATGVLTYAGAKNPLFMVREGELTQIKGSIYPIGGTQYHTKKVYEAHEIMTQPGDIFYIFSDGFQDQFGGKKAKKYLAKRFRQFMASIAHLPMHQQKKEVNAELKKWQGYNEQTDDMLIIGFKV; translated from the coding sequence ATGGATAGTTTTCATCCCCCATTCAACAAACATGTAGAATCCCTCAAAACACAACTCAAAGCTGAGTTGCCTTTGAACGAAAGGATTAATACCCTCAATGAATTGAGCCGAAAACTACGCAACCGCGACAACAAACAATCTTACCTTTACGCTCAGGAAGCCCTTGAACTTGCGAGAAACTCCGCTAATCGTAAAATTATAGCTATAGCCAAAGCCAATGTCGCCTTTGGTAAGTATTACCAGGAAGGAGCCATCGAAGAAGCATTTTTGCTTTGTAACGAAGCAATACCAGTATTTGAAGCCCTCAGTTACAACAATGGTTTGGGCGAGGTATTTGGTATTTTGGGGGTGATTTACTGGAGTACTGGAGAGTATGAAATGGGGTTCAATTCGCTTATGAAAGCTCTCAGGTTTAGCGAGAAAGCAGATGACCTCAATTGGTTGCCTTGGATAAACTATCTTGTGGGGGAGTTTTACCATGACCTAAAAGATTATGAAAACTCGCTTCGGTATCACCAACGCGCACTTAAATTATTTAAAAAAATTGGTGATGTACCTGGACATATCACCACCATTATTGGCATTGGTGATATTTATAAGGCATTGGGGCAGTACGACCTTGCCCTTGCTATTCATCAAGAGGCGTTGATCATGTCTACCCAGCACAACCTGGTAATGATGAAGGGACAAGCAATGCACGAAATAGGAATGGTTTACCTGGCCACAGAACAATACCAGGATGCCATTGACTATTTAAACTATGGGCTGGCTTTTAGGCGTAAGGTAAACAACCAACAGGGCGAAATTACCGGATTGATTTACCTTGCCACGGCACACATAGAGCTGACTCAATATGAAAAAGCCGAGCACTTGTTGCTACAGGGCGAGCGACTGGCAGAGTTGAAAAGTGCCAAGCCTAAATTAATTTTGATTTATGAAACGCTTGCCCGTTTATACAAAAAGCTAGAAGACCCCTGGAAGGCCATTCAATACTATGAACAACACCAAGGGCTGAAAGCAGAGGTAATGGGAGAGGAAAAGTCTACCCAACTAAAAAATGTAAACTCAATCAATAGCATTGAAAAGGCTCAACAAGAGGCAGAAATTCATAAATTGAAAAATGTGGAGCTAAAACAGGCTTACCAAAAGATTGAGCAACAAACCCAAAGTATTATTGATAGTATTCATTATGCCAAACAAATTCAAACTTCTATTCTGAAGCCTATTCATTCAATAGAGTCTAAGTTTAAGGAAATGTTTGTGTTTTTTGAGCCTAAAGATATAGTAAGTGGTGATTTTTACTGGTATGCCGAAGTAGATACCAACCTGGATGAACTACGACCTCAGTCATTGATACCTAAAAAAGCAGCATTGCTCAAAATAATTGCTGCGGTAGACTGCACTGGGCACGGAGTTCCAGGGGCTTTTATGGTAATGTTGGGCAATAGTATATTGAATGAAATTGTGCACACCCAACGCATTTTTCAGCCTGCCAAAATTTTGACTCAACTCGACCATAAGGTAATTAACGCCTTACGGCAAACCGAAGAAGAAGAAACAAACAATGATGGGATGGACCTGGCGCTGGTAACGTTGAATGAAGCTACAGGGGTGTTGACCTATGCTGGGGCAAAAAACCCGCTTTTTATGGTAAGAGAAGGTGAGCTAACCCAAATAAAAGGCTCTATATACCCTATTGGGGGCACCCAATACCATACTAAAAAAGTGTATGAAGCGCATGAAATAATGACCCAACCCGGTGATATTTTCTATATTTTTTCTGATGGATTTCAGGATCAGTTTGGCGGTAAAAAAGCAAAAAAATACCTCGCCAAGCGTTTCCGGCAATTTATGGCAAGCATTGCGCATTTACCCATGCACCAACAAAAAAAGGAGGTAAACGCTGAACTAAAAAAATGGCAAGGGTATAATGAACAAACAGATGACATGTTGATTATTGGCTTTAAAGTTTAA
- the fabF gene encoding beta-ketoacyl-ACP synthase II, whose product MRRVVITGLGAITPVGNDVKTFWNNILEGKSGVDKITRFDATGFKTQFACEIKDYDPLNHFDRKEARKLDLFGQYGLVAGDEAVKDANIDLDKYDTSRVGVIFANGMGGLDTFEKEIFSYVKGKPSPPRFNPFFITKIITNGLAGLLSIKYGFQGVNYCPVTACASSNQALIHAFNYIKWGKAELILAGGSEAPITEASIGGFNSTKSLSTCNDQFSVASRPFDKNRDGFVMGEGAGALVVESLESALQRGAKIYAEIVGGGEAGDAYHITGTHPEGLGGYLAMKEAIREAGILPSQVNYINMHATSTKVGDLSEIKAVAKLVDNQPENLQISATKSMTGHLVGAAGAIEAVATCMAVHTDDIPPTINTQEVSDEIAALGIDLTLGKKTHRRVEYALNNSFGFGGHCAAMAMKKYEE is encoded by the coding sequence ATGAGAAGAGTAGTAATTACTGGTTTGGGAGCAATTACCCCGGTTGGCAACGATGTAAAAACTTTTTGGAACAATATACTTGAGGGCAAGTCGGGGGTAGATAAAATTACCCGATTTGACGCCACTGGTTTCAAAACACAGTTTGCCTGCGAAATCAAAGACTATGATCCATTAAATCACTTTGACCGCAAAGAAGCCCGCAAATTAGACTTATTTGGGCAATATGGGTTGGTTGCCGGAGATGAGGCGGTCAAAGATGCGAATATCGACCTTGATAAATATGATACCAGTAGGGTAGGGGTGATTTTTGCCAATGGTATGGGAGGTTTAGATACCTTCGAAAAAGAAATCTTCAGTTATGTCAAAGGTAAGCCTTCTCCCCCCAGGTTCAATCCATTCTTTATTACCAAAATCATTACCAATGGTTTGGCTGGCTTGTTATCTATTAAATATGGGTTTCAAGGGGTAAACTATTGTCCGGTAACTGCCTGTGCCTCATCAAATCAGGCATTGATTCACGCCTTTAACTATATTAAGTGGGGCAAAGCCGAGCTAATTCTTGCCGGAGGCTCTGAAGCCCCCATTACTGAAGCTTCTATAGGTGGGTTTAACTCTACCAAGTCTTTGTCTACCTGTAATGATCAGTTTTCGGTAGCTTCCCGACCATTTGATAAAAACCGCGATGGTTTTGTGATGGGAGAGGGAGCCGGAGCTTTGGTAGTAGAAAGCCTGGAAAGTGCTTTGCAACGAGGAGCAAAAATATATGCCGAAATAGTAGGTGGAGGAGAAGCCGGAGATGCTTACCATATTACAGGCACTCATCCCGAAGGTTTAGGGGGGTACCTGGCGATGAAAGAAGCCATTCGTGAAGCAGGTATTTTGCCATCACAGGTTAACTACATCAATATGCACGCTACCTCTACCAAAGTAGGTGACTTGTCAGAGATAAAAGCAGTGGCAAAACTAGTAGACAATCAGCCCGAAAATTTACAAATAAGTGCCACCAAGTCTATGACCGGGCATTTGGTAGGTGCAGCAGGCGCCATCGAGGCAGTTGCCACTTGTATGGCAGTACACACCGATGATATTCCGCCTACCATCAATACCCAAGAGGTAAGCGATGAGATTGCTGCTTTGGGCATTGACCTTACCTTGGGCAAAAAAACACACCGCCGGGTAGAGTATGCCCTCAACAATAGCTTTGGTTTTGGGGGACATTGTGCTGCTATGGCCATGAAAAAATACGAAGAATAA